One genomic segment of uncultured Desulfobacter sp. includes these proteins:
- a CDS encoding class I adenylate cyclase, whose product MHNPLAPTENTLAAKLIRMKTAFSNYNVVRMREALRYLSGPKLELFIKIPFLIHINHPQFPGYVPEPPVACGIYNFKNSGFYKAVLDIEEIPRDILETETDIKNHCILGFYHIGSLGTFTQSAQSDFDYWIIIDRTCFTEQRYYNLEKKLNHIVKFSRENFDQEVTFFIMDQADIRKDCYAGFDAPETMIAPKLFLKEEFYRTFLMIAGKIPIWTILPTNIQQGTYDRLVENLFRQPELAFLLKDFIDLGKVEMPSTKDIYQGIRWHICKSKEDPVKALLKATMILSHTTNEKNSGMLLCDELKLKFAKAGIDDCESDPYKIMFDRVLNYHKVHAQEGLKLIRTAIFLRLCSYPEVKLPEPGSPKKQLIDKYIRTWNIPPSHIKKLMSYPNWPEEGKQLLDTTLIQRLAGMYEQINAKGKAMEKDLPPAEQRNMKILNNKVKACLNTESDKIPASSNFLTRHALPFLLITKNSMGKWILSAALSNTVHESVVHKSEAFLGLMGWIMENRLYQRNTTHIKLETTLKLYESRDQAVSTDALYLVMQPVKPLFDGCFEDSARWTKVLILLICPDASCGVAQVELLALNSWGELFLDQLKLDTDRPLNDRYRKIADKINRYTGEEIRLFFFQMAETRDANAVYKIKQFLADRFLMHRPGTPKKNRPMLDKL is encoded by the coding sequence ATGCACAACCCGTTAGCACCCACAGAAAACACCCTGGCTGCCAAACTCATTAGGATGAAAACAGCCTTTTCCAACTACAACGTGGTGAGAATGCGTGAGGCGTTGCGCTATCTTTCAGGCCCGAAGCTTGAACTTTTTATCAAAATTCCTTTTCTCATCCACATTAACCATCCACAATTTCCCGGGTATGTGCCTGAACCGCCTGTAGCCTGCGGCATTTATAACTTTAAAAATTCAGGATTTTACAAAGCGGTGCTGGACATAGAAGAGATACCCCGGGATATTCTCGAAACTGAAACAGACATCAAAAATCACTGCATCCTTGGTTTTTACCACATCGGGTCGTTAGGAACCTTTACCCAGTCGGCCCAGTCAGATTTTGATTACTGGATCATCATTGACAGAACATGCTTTACAGAACAACGGTATTACAACCTTGAAAAAAAACTTAACCACATCGTTAAATTTTCCAGGGAAAATTTTGATCAGGAAGTAACGTTTTTCATCATGGATCAAGCCGATATCCGAAAAGACTGCTATGCCGGGTTTGACGCCCCTGAAACAATGATTGCTCCAAAGTTGTTCCTTAAAGAAGAATTTTACCGGACGTTTTTAATGATTGCCGGCAAGATCCCGATCTGGACCATTTTGCCGACAAATATACAGCAAGGTACATACGACCGCCTGGTTGAAAATCTGTTCCGGCAGCCTGAACTGGCATTTTTATTAAAAGATTTTATTGATCTTGGAAAGGTCGAAATGCCGTCGACCAAGGACATTTACCAGGGCATCCGCTGGCATATCTGTAAATCAAAAGAAGATCCCGTCAAGGCCCTGCTTAAGGCCACGATGATCCTTTCCCACACAACCAACGAGAAAAACAGCGGTATGCTCCTATGTGACGAACTCAAGCTAAAATTTGCAAAAGCGGGCATTGACGACTGCGAAAGTGATCCTTACAAAATTATGTTTGACAGGGTGCTGAATTACCACAAAGTCCATGCCCAAGAGGGGCTCAAACTTATAAGAACCGCCATATTTTTAAGGCTATGCAGTTACCCTGAAGTCAAGCTGCCGGAACCGGGATCTCCTAAAAAACAATTAATAGACAAATATATCCGAACCTGGAACATTCCGCCGTCCCATATCAAAAAACTGATGTCGTATCCTAACTGGCCTGAAGAGGGAAAACAGCTCCTTGACACAACCTTAATCCAACGCCTGGCCGGAATGTACGAACAGATCAACGCCAAAGGAAAGGCCATGGAAAAAGACCTGCCCCCGGCGGAACAAAGGAACATGAAGATTCTCAACAACAAAGTCAAAGCGTGCCTGAACACAGAATCCGACAAAATTCCGGCAAGTTCAAATTTTTTGACACGACATGCTCTTCCATTTCTTTTGATAACAAAAAATTCAATGGGAAAATGGATATTAAGCGCCGCGCTTTCAAACACAGTCCATGAAAGCGTTGTTCACAAATCCGAGGCTTTCCTGGGCCTTATGGGATGGATCATGGAAAATCGGCTTTATCAGAGGAATACAACCCATATCAAACTGGAAACCACGCTTAAACTTTATGAAAGCAGGGATCAAGCAGTATCCACAGATGCCCTCTACCTGGTCATGCAGCCGGTCAAACCTCTTTTTGACGGCTGTTTTGAAGACAGTGCCCGGTGGACCAAGGTACTGATTCTACTGATTTGTCCCGATGCATCCTGCGGGGTAGCGCAAGTTGAACTGTTGGCCCTCAATTCCTGGGGGGAATTGTTTCTGGATCAATTGAAGCTTGACACCGACCGGCCCCTGAATGATAGGTATAGAAAAATTGCCGATAAAATTAACCGGTATACCGGGGAAGAGATCCGCCTGTTTTTTTTTCAGATGGCAGAAACCCGGGATGCAAATGCCGTATACAAAATAAAGCAGTTTCTGGCGGACCGTTTTCTGATGCACCGACCGGGAACACCTAAAAAAAACCGTCCAATGCTGGATAAATTATAG
- a CDS encoding HDOD domain-containing protein, translated as MGDRDTSHTGIDLDVICIEELLEQDESAPEKFQGSIGSDPKDYRVYLNGLLKRMQGREAFLTFSQQINNVNQILSMNYSSAGDIARVILNDLSLTAQVLKLVNSSFYRQFSNKGISTISEAMIILGTDEIRELAAGLKVFEMMKSRAGSQFLKDKMLRSLHRSGVARQIEREKGGSSSDAFPISAMLYELGEYLVALLDPDTYIKVEVALEEGSLSRETAAKAILGLTYFELGQMLALKFNFPRKIVQAMRPVTLTAGQTLKIAPKEEVRYLCAFVYELCNIPAPGNDAVSLDVVSRLVDKYRGVLDFDAGQALELTCTAMDRVIRYAKILGVEPIFATPVTKASGIKNKEKLDIGINSAEEALDEGLSIHEIFTRLIDTMAQCFYFNQIIISIRKKETNTMEPRFVRGEKRPDGFSRAMGFKIEPASGIFNNAIERQTDIIVKDAKKEFSRRQIPSWYMKKIACTFPVMGFGIFPVFVDGKIVAMIYVDWDNKAPAPDRDTLAYIQRFRKLMIKAFTLHSK; from the coding sequence ATGGGTGACAGGGATACCTCCCATACCGGTATAGATCTGGACGTTATCTGCATCGAGGAGCTGCTCGAACAGGATGAAAGTGCTCCGGAAAAATTTCAGGGAAGCATAGGATCGGACCCAAAGGATTATCGGGTCTACTTAAATGGTCTTCTAAAAAGAATGCAGGGCAGGGAGGCGTTTTTAACCTTTTCCCAACAGATCAACAACGTTAATCAGATACTAAGTATGAATTATTCCTCTGCAGGGGATATTGCCCGGGTGATTCTTAATGACCTGAGTTTAACCGCACAGGTGCTGAAGCTTGTGAATTCATCATTTTACCGGCAGTTTTCAAACAAAGGTATTTCAACCATCTCCGAGGCCATGATCATATTAGGTACTGATGAAATCCGGGAACTGGCCGCCGGACTTAAGGTTTTTGAAATGATGAAGTCAAGGGCCGGTTCGCAATTTTTGAAGGATAAAATGCTCAGAAGCCTTCATCGAAGTGGTGTTGCCAGGCAGATTGAACGAGAAAAGGGCGGTAGTTCTTCGGATGCCTTTCCTATTTCAGCCATGTTGTATGAGCTGGGAGAATACCTGGTGGCGCTTCTGGACCCGGATACTTACATCAAAGTGGAGGTCGCCTTGGAAGAAGGCAGCCTCTCAAGGGAAACTGCGGCTAAAGCGATTTTAGGCTTAACCTATTTTGAACTCGGACAGATGCTTGCTTTGAAGTTTAATTTTCCCCGGAAAATTGTTCAGGCCATGCGGCCGGTTACTTTGACTGCCGGGCAGACTCTGAAGATTGCCCCAAAAGAAGAGGTCAGGTATCTGTGTGCCTTTGTTTATGAACTATGCAATATTCCTGCGCCGGGCAATGATGCTGTATCCCTTGATGTCGTAAGTAGACTTGTGGATAAGTACCGTGGCGTTTTGGATTTTGATGCTGGCCAGGCACTGGAGTTGACCTGTACAGCCATGGATCGGGTAATTAGATATGCCAAAATTTTAGGTGTTGAGCCTATATTCGCCACACCCGTGACAAAAGCTTCGGGGATAAAAAATAAAGAAAAACTGGATATAGGTATCAACAGCGCGGAAGAGGCGTTAGACGAAGGCCTGAGCATCCATGAAATTTTTACCCGGTTAATCGACACCATGGCGCAGTGTTTTTATTTTAATCAGATCATCATCAGTATCAGAAAAAAAGAGACCAACACCATGGAGCCCCGATTTGTTCGGGGGGAAAAACGACCGGATGGATTCAGTAGAGCCATGGGATTCAAAATTGAACCGGCATCGGGTATTTTTAACAACGCTATTGAACGGCAAACCGATATCATTGTCAAAGATGCTAAAAAAGAGTTTTCCCGCCGGCAGATTCCTTCCTGGTATATGAAAAAGATAGCCTGTACATTTCCGGTAATGGGTTTCGGTATTTTTCCCGTATTTGTGGATGGTAAAATTGTAGCTATGATTTACGTGGATTGGGATAACAAAGCACCGGCTCCAGACCGGGATACATTGGCGTACATTCAGAGATTCAGAAAGTTGATGATTAAAGCATTTACCCTTCATTCTAAGTAA
- a CDS encoding YigZ family protein → MKTDCEKPVFYSVGRSVSDPVRRVELKIKRSVFVCRLSYADTIEGAKEFISNVSKEHKTATHNCWAYVVGDCGQISHCSDAGEPPGTAGKPMLNKLLSHHMTCTAAVVTRYYGGVKLGVRGLIEAYALAVGEAIGQAPLVRLVKTASFQICLDYSLNDSFLNRISALKTTIAGTDYQEKVTHELVVELSDLSALELILNRYQRQGLLDYFITTEDTEGTES, encoded by the coding sequence ATGAAAACGGATTGTGAAAAACCGGTTTTTTATTCCGTGGGGCGGTCCGTGTCCGATCCCGTTCGCCGGGTGGAACTAAAAATCAAGCGTTCCGTGTTTGTCTGTCGGCTTAGCTATGCTGATACCATTGAAGGGGCAAAGGAATTTATCTCCAACGTCTCCAAAGAACACAAAACCGCCACCCATAATTGTTGGGCTTATGTGGTAGGCGATTGCGGACAGATCAGTCATTGCTCAGATGCGGGTGAACCGCCGGGTACGGCCGGCAAGCCCATGCTCAACAAGCTTTTATCCCATCATATGACCTGCACTGCGGCGGTTGTCACCCGATACTACGGCGGGGTAAAGCTCGGGGTTCGAGGTCTGATTGAGGCCTATGCCCTGGCTGTGGGTGAAGCCATTGGCCAGGCCCCCCTTGTCCGGTTGGTGAAGACGGCATCGTTTCAAATCTGCCTGGATTACAGCTTGAATGATTCATTTTTAAACCGCATCAGTGCCTTGAAGACTACAATTGCCGGAACGGATTATCAAGAGAAGGTCACCCATGAACTGGTCGTGGAATTGTCCGACCTTTCGGCCCTGGAATTAATACTTAATCGATATCAGCGCCAGGGGCTTCTGGATTATTTTATAACCACGGAAGACACGGAAGGCACTGAAAGTTAG
- a CDS encoding helix-turn-helix domain-containing protein, translating to MKIKLGPLLRAIRNSRHLTIKDVATKAGVSSSLLSQIERNRISPSLDTLLELLEVYGVSPEKFFKDYETMNRVEIIKKDQRRVYQRKGFKYETLCGLSQSKGNHSFSAFFLELEPGQQRGDEHDGHLGRELGIVVNGFGQLIYGGDVYDINDGDALSFSSQIPHVIKNTGEDLFQAYWIVTPADGEDYFGEGNNI from the coding sequence ATGAAAATCAAACTGGGTCCGTTGCTGCGGGCCATTCGAAATTCACGGCATCTGACCATAAAAGATGTGGCAACAAAAGCCGGGGTCAGTTCAAGTCTGTTGTCCCAGATTGAACGCAACCGCATATCCCCGTCCCTGGATACCCTGCTGGAATTGTTGGAAGTTTATGGGGTCTCTCCAGAGAAGTTTTTTAAAGATTATGAAACCATGAACCGGGTGGAGATTATAAAAAAGGACCAGCGCCGGGTTTACCAGCGCAAGGGGTTTAAATATGAAACCCTGTGCGGACTCAGTCAATCCAAAGGCAACCACTCATTTTCCGCCTTTTTTCTTGAGCTTGAACCGGGACAGCAGCGGGGGGATGAGCATGACGGCCATCTTGGCCGGGAACTGGGGATTGTGGTTAACGGTTTTGGCCAGTTAATTTACGGCGGGGATGTCTACGACATTAATGACGGAGATGCCCTGTCTTTTTCGTCTCAGATACCCCATGTGATTAAAAATACGGGTGAAGATCTGTTCCAGGCTTACTGGATTGTCACGCCGGCGGACGGTGAAGATTATTTTGGTGAAGGAAATAATATATAA
- a CDS encoding 3-isopropylmalate dehydratase large subunit, with protein sequence MGKTIAEKIFDTHLVDKPFGDVSVLRLDRVFCHEITTPIAIQDLVARGKDRVFDPDKIKAVIDHVSPAKDSKTAMQGKILRDWALRHNIKDFFDIGQNGVCHALFPEKGFVRPGFTIIMGDSHTCTHGAFGAFGAGVGTTDLEVGILKGVCTFKQPETFKIEITGTLRPGVYAKDIILEVIRQITVNGATNMVIEFTGPVVDAMGMDERMTLANMAVEAGATSGICLPDMTTVEYLWPFIKDEFKTPEDALAQYSQFCSDPDAVYAKTKTIDVSNLEPMVTFGFKPDNVKPVSQMADTRVDQVYIGSCTNGRLEDLREAAAELAGKKISPGVRAIVSPATPDIFSAAMDEGLIKIFMDAGFCVTNPTCGACLGMSNGVLAEGEVAASTTNRNFNGRMGKGGMVHLMSPATAAATAIHGVITHSDRFKS encoded by the coding sequence ATGGGAAAAACAATTGCTGAAAAAATTTTTGATACCCATCTGGTGGACAAACCCTTCGGGGATGTCAGCGTGTTGCGCCTGGATCGGGTTTTCTGTCATGAAATTACCACCCCGATTGCGATCCAGGACCTGGTCGCAAGGGGAAAAGACCGGGTGTTTGATCCGGATAAAATCAAGGCGGTGATTGATCATGTTTCACCGGCCAAAGATTCCAAAACCGCCATGCAGGGAAAAATTCTGCGGGACTGGGCCTTGCGTCACAACATAAAAGATTTTTTTGATATCGGCCAGAACGGGGTCTGCCATGCCCTGTTTCCTGAAAAAGGGTTTGTCCGTCCCGGATTTACCATCATTATGGGCGATTCCCATACCTGTACCCACGGGGCATTTGGTGCCTTTGGCGCGGGCGTGGGCACCACCGACCTGGAGGTGGGAATTTTAAAGGGGGTGTGTACCTTTAAACAGCCCGAAACCTTTAAAATTGAAATTACCGGAACCCTTCGGCCGGGCGTATATGCCAAGGATATCATTCTTGAAGTGATTCGTCAGATTACAGTGAACGGGGCGACCAACATGGTCATTGAGTTCACAGGACCTGTGGTGGATGCCATGGGCATGGATGAGCGCATGACCCTTGCTAATATGGCCGTGGAGGCCGGTGCCACATCGGGTATCTGTCTGCCGGATATGACAACGGTGGAATATCTTTGGCCGTTTATTAAGGATGAGTTCAAGACCCCCGAGGACGCCCTGGCCCAATATTCCCAGTTCTGTTCCGACCCGGATGCCGTCTATGCAAAGACAAAAACCATTGATGTCAGCAACCTTGAACCCATGGTAACTTTTGGATTCAAACCGGACAATGTTAAACCGGTGTCCCAAATGGCCGATACGCGCGTGGATCAGGTTTACATCGGCTCCTGTACCAACGGGCGTCTGGAAGATCTTCGTGAGGCCGCCGCCGAGCTGGCAGGTAAAAAAATCAGTCCCGGGGTAAGGGCCATTGTGTCCCCTGCCACGCCTGATATTTTCAGTGCGGCAATGGATGAAGGACTGATTAAAATTTTTATGGATGCTGGATTTTGCGTAACCAACCCCACCTGCGGAGCCTGTCTTGGGATGAGCAACGGGGTTCTGGCTGAAGGGGAGGTGGCTGCATCCACCACCAACAGAAATTTTAACGGACGAATGGGCAAGGGCGGAATGGTTCATCTCATGAGCCCGGCCACGGCTGCGGCCACCGCGATCCATGGCGTGATTACTCATTCTGACCGGTTTAAAAGTTAG
- a CDS encoding 3-isopropylmalate dehydratase small subunit — MKEFEGNMLCLDRADINTDEIIPARYLTESSKSALKPHLLEDLILDGFNPQTDLEDIRVILSRGNFGCGSSREHAPWALEVNDINVVIAPSFARIFRQNMFNCGMMAIELPEDKVQALFELGAGKTAQVCINVENETLTATDGSGKELKLEFHISKFDKALVETGGWVEFADKNY; from the coding sequence ATGAAAGAATTTGAAGGAAATATGCTCTGCCTGGACCGGGCAGATATCAATACCGACGAAATTATTCCGGCCAGATATCTTACGGAAAGTTCAAAATCCGCTTTGAAACCACACCTGCTTGAAGATTTAATCCTGGACGGCTTTAATCCGCAGACCGATTTGGAAGATATCCGTGTAATTTTATCCCGGGGGAATTTCGGGTGTGGTTCTTCCAGGGAGCATGCGCCCTGGGCATTGGAAGTTAACGACATCAACGTGGTGATTGCCCCGAGCTTTGCCCGGATTTTTAGGCAGAATATGTTCAATTGCGGCATGATGGCCATTGAACTGCCCGAAGATAAGGTCCAGGCTCTGTTTGAGTTGGGTGCCGGTAAAACGGCCCAGGTTTGCATAAATGTGGAAAACGAAACTCTGACGGCAACGGATGGCAGTGGTAAAGAATTGAAACTTGAATTCCATATTTCCAAATTTGATAAAGCCCTGGTGGAAACCGGGGGGTGGGTAGAGTTTGCGGATAAAAATTATTAA
- a CDS encoding rubredoxin, which translates to MAEPKDMYQCQTVNCGYIYNPDKGDKKGKIAKGTKFEDLPDDWKCPICGAGKKMFKSLG; encoded by the coding sequence ATGGCTGAACCCAAGGATATGTATCAATGTCAAACGGTTAACTGTGGATATATCTATAACCCGGACAAAGGGGACAAAAAAGGGAAAATTGCGAAAGGAACCAAATTTGAAGACCTGCCGGATGATTGGAAATGCCCAATATGCGGGGCAGGTAAAAAGATGTTCAAATCTTTGGGGTAA
- a CDS encoding glycine zipper domain-containing protein, producing MELKKSFISCLLMSALILFGGCVSSMTPTQKGAAGGAAVGAIAGQIIGGNTAGTLIGAGVGALGGALMNDALDNEKKKAQQQ from the coding sequence ATGGAACTTAAAAAAAGCTTTATTTCATGTTTACTTATGTCTGCCCTCATATTATTCGGCGGCTGCGTCAGTAGTATGACACCTACACAAAAAGGTGCCGCTGGAGGTGCTGCAGTTGGTGCTATTGCAGGCCAAATTATCGGAGGAAATACTGCCGGTACGCTGATAGGTGCGGGGGTCGGTGCATTGGGAGGCGCACTAATGAATGATGCCCTGGATAATGAGAAAAAAAAGGCTCAGCAGCAGTAA